In Pseudomonas nunensis, a single window of DNA contains:
- a CDS encoding CoA-acylating methylmalonate-semialdehyde dehydrogenase, with amino-acid sequence MSLIPHLINGELVTEDGRTADVFNPSTGQAIHKLPLASRETIQKAIDSAKAAFPAWRNTPPAKRAQVMFRFKQLLEQNEARIAQLISEEHGKTLEDAAGELKRGIENVEFACAAPEILKGEYSRNVGPNIDAWSDFQPLGVVAGITPFNFPAMVPLWMYPLAIVCGNCFILKPSERDPSSTLLIAQLLIEAGLPKGVLSVVHGDKAAVDALIEAPEVKALSFVGSTPIAEYIYAEGTKRGKRVQALGGAKNHAVLMPDADLDNAVSALMGAAYGSCGERCMAISVAVCVGDQVADALVAKLVPQIKALKIGAGTSCGLDMGPLVSGQARDKVSGYIEDGVSSGATLVVDGRGLSVAGHEEGFFLGGCLFDNVTAEMRIYKEEIFGPVLCVVRVNSLEEAMQLINDHEYGNGTCIFTRDGEAARLFCDEIEVGMVGVNVPLPVPVAYHSFGGWKRSLFGDLHAYGPDGVRFYTRRKAITQRWPQRASHEASQFAFPSL; translated from the coding sequence ATGAGCCTCATCCCGCATTTGATCAATGGCGAACTGGTGACCGAAGACGGTCGCACGGCTGACGTGTTCAATCCGTCGACCGGCCAAGCCATCCATAAGCTGCCATTGGCCAGCCGCGAAACCATTCAGAAAGCTATCGACTCGGCCAAGGCTGCCTTCCCGGCCTGGCGCAACACGCCACCGGCCAAACGTGCGCAGGTGATGTTCCGCTTCAAGCAATTGCTGGAGCAGAACGAAGCACGCATCGCGCAGTTGATCAGCGAAGAGCACGGCAAGACGCTGGAAGATGCGGCGGGTGAGTTGAAGCGCGGTATCGAAAACGTCGAGTTTGCGTGCGCTGCGCCGGAAATTCTCAAGGGCGAGTACAGCCGCAACGTCGGGCCGAACATTGATGCATGGTCAGACTTCCAGCCGTTGGGTGTGGTCGCCGGTATTACACCGTTCAACTTCCCGGCGATGGTGCCGTTGTGGATGTACCCACTGGCGATCGTCTGCGGCAACTGCTTCATTCTCAAGCCGTCCGAGCGTGACCCGAGTTCTACGCTGCTGATCGCTCAGTTGTTGATCGAGGCCGGTCTGCCTAAAGGCGTGCTGAGTGTGGTGCACGGCGACAAGGCTGCGGTGGATGCATTGATTGAAGCGCCGGAAGTCAAAGCGCTGAGCTTTGTCGGTTCGACGCCGATTGCCGAATACATCTACGCCGAAGGCACCAAGCGCGGTAAACGCGTCCAGGCACTGGGCGGCGCGAAGAACCATGCGGTGCTGATGCCGGATGCGGATCTGGATAACGCGGTCAGTGCACTGATGGGCGCGGCGTATGGTTCTTGCGGCGAGCGTTGCATGGCGATCTCCGTGGCCGTGTGCGTCGGTGACCAGGTGGCGGATGCGTTGGTGGCCAAGTTGGTGCCGCAAATCAAGGCACTGAAAATCGGTGCCGGGACTTCGTGTGGCCTGGACATGGGGCCGCTGGTTTCCGGTCAGGCTCGCGATAAAGTCAGTGGCTATATAGAAGACGGTGTTTCTTCTGGTGCGACCCTGGTGGTGGATGGCCGTGGTTTGAGCGTTGCAGGGCACGAAGAGGGCTTCTTCCTGGGTGGCTGCCTGTTCGATAACGTCACGGCTGAGATGCGCATCTATAAAGAAGAGATCTTCGGGCCAGTGCTGTGCGTTGTTCGCGTCAACAGCCTGGAAGAGGCGATGCAACTGATCAACGATCACGAGTATGGCAACGGTACCTGCATCTTCACCCGTGACGGGGAAGCGGCGCGGTTGTTCTGCGATGAGATTGAAGTGGGCATGGTTGGCGTTAACGTACCGTTGCCGGTGCCGGTGGCGTATCACAGCTTTGGTGGCTGGAAGCGCTCGCTGTTTGGCGACTTGCATGCATATGGTCCGGACGGCGTGCGTTTCTACACTCGTCGCAAGGCCATCACTCAGCGCTGGCCGCAGCGGGCGAGTCATGAAGCTTCGCAGTTCGCGTTCCCTAGCTTGTAA
- a CDS encoding aspartate aminotransferase family protein, with protein sequence MNLPENAPSSLASQLKLDAHWMPYTANRNFQRDPRLIVAAEGSWLTDDKGRKVYDSLSGLWTCGAGHTRKEIQEAVAKQLGTLDYSPGFQYGHPLSFQLAEKITDLTPGNLNHVFFTDSGSECADTAVKMVRAYWRLKGQATKTKMIGRARGYHGVNIAGTSLGGVNGNRKMFGQAMMDVDHLPHTLLASNAYSRGMPKEGGIALADELLKLIELHDASNIAAVFVEPMAGSAGVLVPPEGYLKRLREICDQHNILLVFDEVITGFGRTGSMFGADSFGVTPDLMCIAKQVTNGAIPMGAVIASSEIYHTFMNQATPEYAVEFPHGYTYSAHPVACAAGLAALDLLQKENLVQSVAEVAPHFENALHGLKGSKNIIDIRNYGLAGAIQIAPRDGDAIVRPFEAGMALWKAGFYVRFGGDTLQFGPTFNSKPQDLDRLFDAVGEVLNKID encoded by the coding sequence ATGAACTTGCCCGAAAACGCCCCGTCTTCCCTGGCCAGCCAGCTCAAGCTCGATGCGCACTGGATGCCCTACACCGCCAACCGAAATTTCCAGCGCGATCCGCGACTGATCGTTGCCGCCGAAGGCAGTTGGCTGACAGACGACAAGGGCCGCAAGGTCTACGATTCGCTTTCGGGTCTGTGGACCTGTGGCGCCGGGCACACGCGCAAGGAAATCCAGGAAGCGGTCGCCAAGCAACTGGGCACCCTCGATTACTCGCCAGGCTTCCAGTACGGCCATCCGTTGTCATTCCAGTTGGCTGAGAAAATCACCGACCTGACCCCGGGCAATCTGAATCACGTGTTCTTCACCGACTCGGGTTCCGAGTGTGCGGACACCGCAGTGAAAATGGTCCGTGCTTACTGGCGCCTGAAAGGCCAGGCGACCAAGACCAAGATGATCGGCCGTGCCCGTGGTTATCACGGTGTAAACATCGCCGGCACCAGCCTTGGCGGTGTGAACGGCAACCGCAAAATGTTCGGTCAGGCGATGATGGACGTCGATCACCTGCCGCACACTTTGCTGGCTAGCAACGCTTACTCCCGTGGCATGCCGAAAGAGGGCGGGATCGCCCTGGCGGATGAACTGCTCAAGCTGATCGAATTGCACGATGCTTCGAACATCGCTGCCGTCTTCGTAGAACCAATGGCCGGTTCCGCTGGCGTGCTGGTTCCGCCTGAGGGTTACCTCAAGCGTCTGCGCGAAATCTGCGATCAGCACAACATCCTGCTGGTGTTCGACGAAGTGATCACCGGTTTCGGCCGTACTGGTTCGATGTTCGGCGCCGACAGCTTCGGCGTGACTCCGGACCTGATGTGCATCGCCAAGCAAGTCACCAACGGCGCGATCCCGATGGGCGCGGTGATTGCCAGCTCTGAGATCTATCACACGTTCATGAACCAGGCGACGCCTGAGTACGCGGTGGAATTTCCTCACGGCTATACCTATTCCGCGCACCCGGTGGCCTGTGCTGCTGGCCTGGCCGCACTCGACCTGCTGCAAAAGGAAAACCTGGTGCAGAGCGTGGCTGAAGTCGCGCCGCATTTTGAGAATGCGCTGCACGGTCTGAAAGGCTCGAAGAACATCATCGACATCCGCAACTACGGCTTGGCCGGTGCAATCCAGATTGCCCCGCGTGACGGCGACGCGATTGTGCGTCCGTTCGAAGCCGGCATGGCGTTGTGGAAAGCCGGGTTCTACGTGCGCTTCGGCGGCGACACCCTGCAGTTCGGCCCAACCTTCAACAGCAAGCCGCAAGACCTCGATCGTCTGTTCGATGCGGTCGGCGAAGTGCTGAACAAGATCGACTGA
- a CDS encoding LysR family transcriptional regulator yields MSTRRPDPLAQVSDFDIRLLRIFRSVVECGGFSAAESVLGIGRSAISQQMSDLEQRLGLRLCQRGRAGFSLTEEGREVYHSALQLLSALESFRTEVNGLHQHLRGELTIGLTDNLVTLPHMRITHALAQLKERGPDVQIQIRMIAPNEVEQGVLDGRLHVGVVPQASALSGLEYQPLYSERSLLYCAVGHPLFYVDDKQLDDERLNSQDAIAPTFRLPAEIQAHYQALNCTASASDREGMAFLILTGRYIGYLPDHYASLWVQQGRLRALKPTVRFYDLSLASVTRKGRRPHLVLESFLESLAATR; encoded by the coding sequence ATGAGCACTCGCCGCCCCGATCCGCTGGCACAAGTCAGCGACTTTGATATTCGCCTGTTACGGATCTTTCGGAGCGTGGTGGAGTGCGGCGGCTTCTCCGCAGCGGAATCGGTATTGGGCATCGGCCGTTCGGCCATCAGCCAGCAAATGAGCGACCTGGAACAACGTCTCGGCCTGCGCCTGTGCCAACGGGGTCGCGCCGGTTTTTCCCTGACCGAAGAGGGCCGCGAGGTTTACCACTCCGCGCTGCAGCTATTAAGTGCGCTGGAAAGTTTCCGCACCGAGGTCAACGGCCTGCACCAACACTTGCGCGGCGAGCTGACCATCGGCCTGACCGACAACCTGGTCACCCTGCCCCACATGCGCATTACCCATGCGCTGGCGCAATTGAAGGAACGCGGGCCGGACGTGCAGATCCAGATCCGCATGATCGCGCCCAATGAAGTCGAACAAGGGGTGCTTGATGGTCGCTTGCACGTCGGCGTGGTGCCGCAGGCCAGCGCATTGTCCGGACTGGAATATCAACCGCTCTACAGCGAACGCTCCCTGCTGTATTGCGCGGTGGGCCATCCGTTGTTTTACGTCGATGACAAGCAACTCGACGATGAACGCCTGAACAGCCAGGACGCCATCGCCCCGACCTTTCGCCTGCCCGCCGAGATCCAAGCGCATTACCAGGCCCTCAACTGCACAGCCAGCGCCTCCGACCGCGAAGGCATGGCGTTCCTGATCCTGACCGGACGCTACATCGGTTACCTGCCGGACCATTACGCCAGCCTCTGGGTGCAGCAAGGCCGACTGCGTGCCCTCAAACCCACCGTGCGGTTTTATGACTTGAGCCTCGCTTCGGTCACGCGCAAGGGTCGTCGCCCCCATTTGGTGCTGGAAAGCTTTCTGGAGAGCCTGGCGGCGACACGCTGA
- a CDS encoding uracil-xanthine permease family protein — protein MQPESSPQSDLIYGLNDRPKPLAAILAALQHVLASFVGIITPPLVIGSALGLTTYLPYLISMALMVSGVGTFIQARRPFGIGAGMICLQGTSFAFLGAVLSAGFLVKQRGGSPEDILAMIFGVCFFGAVVQIVLSRFIGQLRRVITPLVTGIVITLIGISLIKVGITDLGGGFNAADFGAPGNLALGVFVLLTIVLLNRSNTPWIRLSAIIIGLVLGSLAAWFSGKLVPQPLPDLPLVSLPIPFRFGFSFDWSAFLPVALIYLISTIETVGDLTANCMLARQPISGPSYINRLKGGVLGDGFSCLIAATFSAFPNTTFAQNNGVIQLTGVASRYVGLYIGAVLFCLGMFPLIGAVLQQIPKPVLGGATLVMFGSVAAAGVRILAQAPLDRRSMLIIATSFGVGLGIAAQPNLLHLLPKLVQNLFDSAITSGGITAILMCLLLPESKTQMLDANTPLKSEPIEQL, from the coding sequence ATGCAGCCAGAATCCTCACCCCAAAGCGATCTGATCTACGGCCTCAACGATCGTCCAAAACCCCTCGCCGCGATCCTCGCCGCCCTGCAACACGTGCTCGCCAGTTTCGTTGGCATCATCACCCCGCCGCTGGTGATCGGTTCGGCCCTCGGATTGACCACGTATTTGCCCTACCTGATCAGCATGGCGCTGATGGTCTCCGGCGTAGGAACCTTCATCCAGGCGCGTCGGCCATTCGGCATTGGTGCAGGGATGATTTGCCTGCAAGGCACCAGTTTTGCGTTTTTGGGCGCGGTGCTGTCAGCTGGTTTTCTGGTCAAGCAACGCGGCGGTAGCCCGGAAGACATTCTGGCGATGATCTTCGGCGTGTGCTTTTTCGGCGCCGTGGTGCAGATCGTCCTCAGCCGTTTCATCGGCCAGTTGCGCCGGGTAATCACACCGTTGGTGACCGGGATTGTCATCACGTTGATCGGCATCAGCCTGATCAAAGTGGGCATCACTGACCTCGGTGGTGGTTTCAACGCGGCGGATTTCGGCGCCCCGGGGAATCTGGCGCTAGGCGTGTTCGTGCTGTTGACGATCGTCCTGCTCAATCGCTCGAACACTCCATGGATTCGCCTCTCAGCCATCATCATCGGCTTGGTGCTCGGCAGCCTCGCGGCATGGTTCAGCGGAAAACTGGTCCCACAGCCATTGCCTGACTTGCCCCTGGTCAGTCTTCCGATCCCGTTTCGCTTCGGTTTCAGCTTCGACTGGAGCGCTTTCCTACCGGTCGCGTTGATTTATCTGATCAGCACCATCGAAACCGTCGGCGACCTCACGGCCAACTGCATGCTCGCACGCCAGCCTATCAGCGGACCGTCGTACATCAATCGACTCAAGGGCGGCGTACTCGGTGATGGTTTCAGTTGCCTGATCGCCGCGACCTTCAGTGCATTCCCCAACACCACGTTCGCGCAGAATAACGGCGTGATCCAGTTGACCGGCGTCGCCAGCCGTTACGTCGGCCTATACATCGGCGCCGTGCTGTTTTGCCTCGGGATGTTTCCGCTGATTGGCGCGGTGTTGCAGCAGATTCCCAAACCGGTGCTCGGCGGCGCGACCCTGGTGATGTTCGGCAGTGTCGCGGCGGCCGGTGTGCGCATCCTTGCCCAGGCGCCACTGGATCGGCGCAGCATGTTGATCATCGCTACGTCATTCGGCGTCGGCCTGGGTATCGCCGCGCAGCCAAACCTTTTGCACTTGCTGCCAAAACTGGTGCAGAACCTGTTCGACTCGGCAATCACCAGCGGCGGTATCACCGCGATCCTGATGTGCTTGCTGTTGCCCGAGTCGAAAACCCAAATGCTTGACGCCAATACCCCGTTGAAAAGCGAGCCGATCGAGCAGCTATAA
- a CDS encoding TetR/AcrR family transcriptional regulator, with product MTFEVPAHGGKPASRIRQKNEETILKAAEDEFARHGFKGTSMNTIAVNAGLPKANLHYYFTNKLGLYVAVLSNIIELWDSTFNTLTAEDDPAEALTRYIRAKMEFSRRQPQASRIFAMEVISGGECLTEYFNQDYRTWFQGRAAVFQAWIDAGKMDPVDPVNLIFLLWGSTQHYADFATQICRVSGRTKLTKQDMEDAGDNLIRIILKGCGLTPAI from the coding sequence ATGACCTTTGAAGTCCCCGCCCACGGCGGCAAACCTGCCAGCCGCATTCGTCAAAAGAACGAAGAGACGATCCTCAAAGCCGCCGAAGATGAATTCGCCCGACACGGGTTCAAAGGCACCAGCATGAACACCATCGCCGTGAATGCCGGGTTGCCCAAGGCGAACCTGCATTACTACTTCACCAACAAGCTTGGGTTGTACGTGGCGGTGTTGAGCAACATCATCGAATTGTGGGACAGCACGTTCAACACCCTGACGGCTGAAGATGATCCGGCCGAGGCGCTGACTCGCTATATCCGCGCCAAGATGGAGTTCTCCCGGCGCCAGCCGCAAGCCTCGCGGATTTTCGCCATGGAAGTCATCAGTGGCGGCGAGTGTTTGACCGAGTATTTCAACCAGGATTACCGCACTTGGTTCCAGGGTCGCGCCGCCGTGTTCCAGGCCTGGATCGACGCTGGCAAGATGGACCCGGTCGACCCGGTGAACCTGATTTTCCTGTTGTGGGGCAGCACTCAGCATTACGCCGACTTCGCCACCCAGATCTGCCGGGTCAGCGGCCGCACCAAGTTGACGAAACAAGACATGGAAGACGCCGGTGATAACCTGATCCGCATCATCCTCAAGGGCTGCGGCCTGACACCTGCTATCTAA
- a CDS encoding IMPACT family protein, translating into MPFTLSGFCEYREEIRKSRFITLAGPIGSPAEAQAFIEQHSDLNATHNCWAWKLGDQYRSNDDGEPGGTAGRPILAAIEAQDCDQVAVLVIRWYGGIQLGTGGLARAYGGGANKCLQGAPKVELISRVPVSCACGFGELVLVKLRVAELGGLVLEESFTGNGVDLKLAIGEAQIETLQLQLADLSRGRILLQR; encoded by the coding sequence ATGCCTTTTACCCTCAGCGGTTTTTGCGAATACCGCGAAGAGATTCGCAAAAGCCGCTTCATTACGCTCGCCGGGCCGATCGGCAGCCCGGCCGAAGCCCAGGCGTTCATCGAGCAACACAGCGACTTGAACGCTACACACAATTGCTGGGCCTGGAAGCTTGGCGACCAGTACCGCAGCAACGACGACGGCGAACCCGGTGGCACCGCTGGCCGGCCGATTCTGGCAGCGATTGAAGCGCAGGATTGCGATCAGGTCGCGGTGCTGGTGATTCGCTGGTACGGCGGCATTCAACTGGGCACCGGCGGCCTGGCCCGCGCCTATGGCGGCGGCGCGAACAAGTGCCTGCAAGGTGCGCCCAAGGTCGAGTTGATCAGCCGGGTGCCAGTGAGTTGTGCCTGCGGGTTTGGCGAGTTGGTGTTGGTGAAGTTGCGGGTGGCGGAACTCGGCGGCTTGGTGCTGGAAGAATCTTTCACCGGCAACGGCGTGGATCTGAAATTGGCAATTGGCGAAGCGCAGATTGAAACCCTGCAATTGCAGCTCGCGGATTTGAGTCGCGGGCGGATTTTGTTGCAGCGCTAA
- a CDS encoding ABC transporter ATP-binding protein, protein MPNPVPIPDPIPNQTPRLQLRNISKRYPGCLANDAIDLSIAPGEIHALLGENGAGKSTLMKIIYGVIHADSGEVIWQGQRVSMRNPAQARGLGIGMVFQHFSLFETLSVAQNIALAMGAAAGTPKQLEPKIREVSQRYGMALEPERLVHSLSIGERQRVEIIRCLMQDIRLLILDEPTSVLTPQEADELFVTLRRLAAEGCSILFISHKLGEVRALCHSATVLRGGRVAGHCVPAECSDQQLARLMVGEAAELITDYPKVIGGEAFLSVNGLSWHNPDPFGCSLKDLNLEVRSGEIVGIAGVAGNGQDELLALLSGEERLNRNAAQTISFAGQAVAHLRPDARRKLGMAFVPAERLGHGAVPELSLADNALLTAFQQGLVSQGLIQRGKVEALAEEIIRRFGVKTPDTQTAARSLSGGNLQKFILGREILQQPKLLVAAHPTWGVDVGAAATIHRALIALRDAGAAILVISEDLDELFQIGDRLGALCSGRLSPLRATTDTRLTDVGGWMAGQFDVPQSPVSATV, encoded by the coding sequence ATGCCTAACCCCGTGCCGATCCCCGATCCGATCCCGAATCAAACCCCACGCCTGCAACTGCGCAACATCAGTAAACGCTACCCCGGTTGCCTGGCCAACGATGCCATCGACCTGAGCATCGCCCCCGGTGAAATCCATGCCTTGCTCGGTGAAAACGGTGCGGGCAAAAGCACGCTGATGAAGATCATCTACGGCGTCATCCACGCCGATTCCGGGGAAGTGATCTGGCAAGGGCAAAGGGTAAGCATGCGCAATCCGGCCCAGGCGCGGGGGCTTGGGATCGGCATGGTGTTCCAGCACTTTTCGTTGTTCGAAACCTTGAGCGTGGCGCAGAACATTGCGTTGGCCATGGGTGCAGCGGCCGGGACGCCGAAACAGCTTGAACCGAAAATTCGTGAAGTGTCCCAGCGCTACGGCATGGCGCTGGAGCCAGAACGACTTGTCCACAGCCTGTCGATCGGCGAACGCCAACGCGTGGAAATCATTCGCTGCCTGATGCAGGACATCCGCCTGCTGATTCTCGATGAACCGACCTCGGTGCTGACGCCGCAAGAAGCCGACGAATTGTTCGTCACCCTGCGCCGACTGGCCGCCGAAGGCTGCAGCATTCTGTTTATCAGCCACAAACTCGGCGAAGTACGGGCGCTGTGCCACAGCGCCACGGTGCTGCGCGGCGGGCGGGTAGCCGGGCATTGCGTGCCGGCTGAGTGCTCGGATCAGCAACTGGCGCGGTTGATGGTCGGCGAAGCGGCCGAGCTGATCACCGACTACCCGAAGGTCATCGGTGGCGAGGCATTTTTGAGCGTGAATGGATTGTCCTGGCACAACCCGGACCCGTTCGGTTGCTCGCTCAAAGACCTCAATCTGGAAGTGCGCAGCGGTGAAATTGTCGGGATCGCCGGAGTTGCCGGTAACGGCCAGGATGAGTTGCTGGCGTTGCTTAGCGGCGAGGAACGGTTGAACCGCAACGCAGCGCAAACCATCAGTTTCGCCGGCCAGGCAGTCGCCCATTTGCGCCCCGATGCCCGACGCAAACTTGGCATGGCTTTCGTGCCCGCCGAACGCTTGGGTCATGGTGCGGTGCCCGAGTTGAGCCTGGCCGACAACGCCCTGCTCACTGCATTTCAACAAGGGCTGGTGAGCCAGGGGCTGATCCAGCGCGGCAAGGTCGAAGCGCTGGCCGAAGAGATCATTCGCCGTTTCGGCGTGAAGACGCCCGATACCCAAACGGCGGCCCGCAGCCTATCCGGCGGCAACCTGCAGAAATTCATTCTCGGCCGGGAAATCCTCCAGCAGCCGAAATTGCTGGTGGCCGCGCACCCGACCTGGGGCGTGGACGTCGGTGCGGCAGCAACCATTCACCGCGCGCTGATTGCCTTGCGCGATGCCGGCGCGGCGATCCTGGTGATCTCCGAAGACCTTGATGAACTGTTCCAGATTGGCGACCGCCTCGGCGCCTTGTGCAGCGGTCGACTGTCACCGCTGCGGGCAACTACCGATACCCGGCTGACCGACGTCGGCGGCTGGATGGCCGGCCAGTTCGACGTGCCTCAATCACCTGTCTCTGCAACGGTTTAA
- a CDS encoding ABC transporter permease has protein sequence MLLSLEPRGQQSRLMLWCSPLLAAALTLGSGSLLFIALGHDPLLTLHTLLIAPISDLYGVSELLVKALPILLCALGLAVAYQARIWNIGAEGQLLLGALAGSALAVNIIDMQSRWALVLILLTGTLAGAAWAGLTAWLRTRFNANEILTSIMLNYIALNLLLFCVHGPLKDPAGFNFPESAMFGDASRLPLLMEDGRVHAGVYFALLALVAVWVLLQKSFVGFQIKVLGLDKRAAGFVGFREKRLIWLALLISGGLAGLAGVCEVTGPIGQLVPQVSPGYGYAAITVAFLGRLNPIGILFSSLLMALLYIGGESAQMSMNLPQAITQLFQGMMLFFLLASDVLILYRPRLNVRWARRAPVAAVTAGAL, from the coding sequence ATGCTGCTTTCTCTCGAACCCCGTGGCCAGCAATCGCGCCTGATGTTGTGGTGCTCGCCGTTGCTGGCGGCGGCACTGACTTTGGGCAGTGGCTCGTTGTTGTTTATCGCGCTGGGGCACGATCCGTTGCTGACGTTGCACACGTTGCTGATCGCACCGATCAGCGACTTGTATGGCGTCTCGGAATTGCTGGTCAAAGCCCTGCCGATTCTGCTCTGCGCGTTGGGCCTGGCGGTGGCGTATCAGGCACGAATCTGGAACATCGGCGCCGAAGGTCAACTGCTGCTCGGCGCCCTGGCCGGCAGTGCACTGGCCGTGAATATCATCGACATGCAAAGTCGCTGGGCGCTGGTGCTGATCCTGCTCACTGGCACCCTCGCCGGCGCCGCGTGGGCCGGGCTCACCGCGTGGTTGCGTACACGCTTCAACGCCAACGAAATCCTCACCAGCATCATGCTCAATTACATCGCCCTCAATCTGTTGCTGTTCTGTGTGCACGGGCCGTTGAAAGACCCGGCCGGGTTCAATTTCCCGGAGTCGGCGATGTTCGGTGATGCCAGTCGCTTGCCGTTGTTGATGGAGGACGGTCGCGTGCATGCCGGGGTGTATTTCGCCCTGCTCGCACTGGTCGCGGTGTGGGTGTTGCTGCAGAAAAGCTTTGTCGGCTTCCAGATCAAAGTGCTCGGTCTGGACAAGCGCGCGGCAGGTTTTGTCGGCTTTCGCGAGAAGCGCCTGATCTGGCTGGCGCTGTTGATCAGCGGCGGTTTGGCCGGGTTGGCCGGAGTCTGCGAAGTCACCGGGCCGATTGGTCAATTGGTGCCGCAAGTCTCGCCAGGTTACGGCTATGCGGCGATCACCGTGGCGTTTCTCGGGCGGCTGAATCCCATCGGCATTCTGTTTTCCAGCCTGTTGATGGCGCTGCTGTACATCGGTGGCGAGAGCGCGCAGATGAGCATGAACCTGCCGCAAGCGATCACCCAATTGTTCCAGGGGATGATGCTGTTTTTCCTGCTGGCGAGTGATGTGCTGATTCTCTACCGACCGCGTTTGAATGTGCGCTGGGCGCGTCGTGCGCCGGTCGCTGCCGTAACCGCAGGAGCGCTGTGA
- a CDS encoding ABC transporter permease — protein MDIDLLSNIFYAMVRCGTPLLLVALGELICEKSGVLNLGQEGMMLFGAVIGFIVALNSGNLWLGVLLAMLAGMLLSSLFALVALVFNANQVATGLALTIFGVGLSTFVGAAWVGKPLAGFEPVAIPYLSKIPLIGRMLFAQDLLVYLSFALFALVAWVILKSRVGLIIQAVGENPDAASAMGLPVLGVRTLAVLFGGAMAGLAGAYLSLAYTPMWAENMSAGRGWIALALVVFASWRVWRLLLGAYLFGLASILHLVAQGLGLAIPSSLLAMLPYVATIVVLVLLSRDALRTRLYAPVSLGQPWQGGH, from the coding sequence ATGGATATCGATCTGCTGAGCAACATTTTCTACGCCATGGTCCGTTGCGGTACGCCGTTGCTGCTGGTGGCGCTGGGCGAACTGATCTGCGAGAAAAGCGGCGTCCTCAATCTGGGCCAGGAAGGCATGATGCTGTTTGGCGCGGTGATCGGTTTTATCGTCGCGCTGAACAGCGGCAACCTGTGGCTCGGCGTGTTGCTGGCGATGTTGGCCGGGATGCTGTTGTCATCGTTGTTTGCCTTGGTGGCGCTGGTGTTCAACGCCAATCAGGTGGCCACCGGGCTGGCGCTGACGATCTTTGGTGTGGGTCTGTCGACCTTTGTTGGCGCGGCGTGGGTTGGTAAACCGCTGGCGGGTTTTGAGCCGGTAGCGATCCCGTATTTGAGCAAGATTCCGCTGATCGGGCGGATGCTGTTTGCTCAGGATCTGCTGGTGTATTTGTCGTTCGCGCTGTTTGCGCTGGTGGCGTGGGTGATTTTGAAAAGCCGCGTCGGGTTGATCATTCAAGCCGTCGGGGAAAACCCGGATGCCGCGAGTGCCATGGGCTTGCCGGTGTTGGGTGTGCGCACCTTGGCGGTGTTGTTTGGCGGGGCGATGGCCGGGTTGGCTGGCGCGTATTTGTCCTTGGCGTATACGCCGATGTGGGCCGAGAACATGAGCGCCGGGCGTGGCTGGATTGCCCTGGCGCTGGTGGTGTTTGCCAGTTGGCGGGTTTGGCGGTTGTTGCTTGGGGCGTATCTGTTTGGACTCGCCAGCATCCTGCACCTGGTGGCGCAGGGGTTGGGGCTGGCGATTCCATCGAGTTTGCTGGCGATGCTGCCGTATGTCGCGACCATTGTGGTGTTGGTGCTGCTGTCCCGGGATGCGCTGCGCACGCGATTGTATGCGCCGGTTTCGTTGGGGCAGCCTTGGCAGGGTGGGCATTAG
- a CDS encoding MerR family transcriptional regulator, giving the protein MRIGELAQASAVSRDTLRFYEQRGLIAAQRSANGYRDYPADMVQLVLYIKTAQRLGFTLGEIGNSVAALWQSPDPDSAVTQLLQDKLKLIETRMEELGALRTELQQRLGQRCPLNP; this is encoded by the coding sequence ATGCGCATCGGTGAATTAGCCCAGGCCAGCGCCGTCAGCCGCGACACGCTGCGTTTCTACGAGCAGCGTGGGTTGATCGCGGCGCAACGCAGCGCCAACGGTTATCGCGATTATCCGGCGGACATGGTGCAACTGGTGCTCTACATCAAGACCGCTCAGCGACTGGGCTTTACCCTCGGCGAGATCGGTAATAGCGTTGCTGCGTTGTGGCAATCGCCCGATCCCGACAGCGCCGTCACGCAGTTGCTGCAAGACAAACTCAAGCTGATCGAAACCCGAATGGAAGAACTCGGTGCGCTGCGCACTGAGTTGCAGCAACGGCTCGGTCAGCGTTGTCCATTAAATCCGTGA